A window of Chitinophaga sp. MM2321 contains these coding sequences:
- a CDS encoding two-component regulator propeller domain-containing protein — protein MIIFGITSNTILPIRHIISCLLFVLIVHQTLYSQSPGFVHYQVENGLSNNTVICTMQDKQGFMWFGTKDGLNRFDGYTFRVFRHDPEDTSSLGNNFIWSLYEDDHGMLYVGTDKGLYLYNPASEQFRPIGPKADLEIRAIDKDAAGNIWFISGIQLYRYNPQTNSLHSPAGYPNASAICRTPAGKIWLSSPEGKIAVYDRAKDSFTSYSLFDHSNKPAAYWTTKILATSEDTLLVGTTDQGVKLFSAKTYTYTDILPYNSDKTEIYARDLLQRSADEYWIASETGIFIYHLSTGKFTNLQKKYNDPYAISDNAVYSLFKDKEGGIWAGTYFGGINYFPQQYAPFEKFFPKTGENALGGNAVREICPDKYGQLWIGTEDGGLNKLSLSTGNITNIKPQGKQNSLSHTNIHGLLVTGDTLWIGTFEHGLDLMHIPSGKFLRHYAAGNGKYDMRSNFVYSIIQTHTGQVLLCTSRGLYRYNRQQDGFDLVQEVPSYIFYTTVFEDSRGTIWLGTIRDGLYYYHPETGKKGLYLHDENNIRSLGNNHVNRVFEDSRHRIWAGTEDGLCLLNEQQRDFTRYTTRNGLLSNMIFGMLEDDKQHLWITTSKGLACLSPETGKTKVYTKASGLLNDQFNYNSAYKDSSGNMYFGSVRGMIRFNPDKFLPDNFMPPIYITGFQVFNNPLHVGGTLKKAINVTDTIVLTHDQSSFSIDFAALSYTAPEMTEYAYKMEGLDKDWTHLETNRKAFFTKLSPGTYHFMVKAANSSGNWSIHPRLLTIRILPPFWASYPAYALYLILCGGIIYLLISSYHRRAEQKHKRSMELLEHEKEKEIYEAKIEFFTNVAHEIRTPLTLIKGPMEKVIRKSEAVPDIQKNLRIMERNTNRLLDLTNQLLDFRKTEINGYRLNFVKTNIPDLLKENHLRFIPAAEQKEIRFKIELSSLHFFAYVDMEALHKILSNLINNAIKYADSCVYIQLLPVAETDTTFTIQVKNDGHIIPPEIAEKIFEPFYRGKAAESQPGTGIGLAIARSLTILHKGKLVLIRSDNNLNTFVLTLPVHQEIEFNLSKWKKIQPS, from the coding sequence ATGATTATCTTTGGCATAACCAGCAACACCATCTTGCCAATACGCCACATTATTTCCTGCTTATTATTCGTACTGATTGTTCACCAGACACTTTACAGTCAGTCACCCGGCTTCGTTCACTACCAGGTAGAGAACGGGCTGTCCAACAATACGGTTATCTGTACCATGCAGGACAAGCAGGGCTTTATGTGGTTTGGCACCAAAGACGGTCTGAACCGGTTTGATGGCTATACCTTCCGCGTATTCCGGCATGACCCGGAAGACACCAGCAGCCTGGGCAATAATTTTATCTGGAGTCTTTATGAAGATGATCATGGTATGCTCTACGTTGGCACAGACAAGGGCCTCTATCTGTACAACCCTGCGAGTGAACAGTTCCGCCCAATAGGCCCTAAAGCCGACCTGGAAATACGGGCTATTGATAAAGATGCAGCAGGCAATATCTGGTTTATTTCCGGCATACAGTTGTACCGCTACAACCCGCAAACAAATAGTCTTCATTCGCCTGCCGGCTACCCCAATGCCTCAGCAATATGCCGTACCCCGGCGGGAAAAATATGGCTGTCATCTCCCGAAGGGAAAATAGCAGTATATGATCGGGCAAAAGACAGCTTTACCAGTTATTCCCTGTTTGATCATTCCAATAAACCAGCCGCCTACTGGACAACAAAAATCCTGGCCACCAGTGAAGACACTCTTCTGGTGGGCACTACAGACCAGGGCGTAAAATTATTCAGTGCAAAAACCTATACGTATACAGACATCCTGCCCTACAACAGCGATAAAACGGAGATCTACGCCCGTGATCTGCTCCAACGTTCGGCAGATGAATATTGGATTGCCTCCGAAACCGGCATCTTCATCTATCACCTCTCTACCGGAAAATTTACAAACCTGCAAAAGAAATACAACGATCCCTATGCCATCTCTGACAACGCTGTATACAGTCTCTTCAAGGATAAAGAAGGCGGCATATGGGCAGGTACTTACTTTGGTGGTATCAACTATTTCCCGCAACAGTATGCGCCTTTCGAAAAGTTTTTCCCCAAAACCGGCGAAAACGCGCTGGGCGGCAATGCGGTAAGAGAAATCTGTCCGGATAAATATGGGCAGCTATGGATAGGAACAGAAGACGGCGGGCTTAATAAATTATCGCTGAGTACCGGTAACATCACCAACATAAAACCGCAAGGCAAGCAAAACAGCTTATCCCATACCAACATCCACGGACTACTGGTAACCGGCGACACCCTGTGGATAGGTACTTTCGAGCATGGCCTGGATCTGATGCATATCCCTTCCGGTAAATTCCTGCGGCACTATGCAGCCGGTAATGGCAAGTATGATATGCGCAGCAACTTTGTATACAGCATTATACAAACCCATACCGGGCAGGTGCTGCTTTGCACTTCGAGGGGGCTTTACCGTTATAACCGGCAACAGGATGGTTTTGACCTGGTACAGGAAGTACCATCGTATATTTTTTATACCACTGTTTTTGAAGATAGCCGGGGCACCATCTGGCTCGGCACCATCCGCGATGGATTGTATTATTATCATCCGGAAACAGGTAAAAAAGGACTTTACCTGCATGACGAAAACAACATCCGCAGCCTGGGCAACAACCACGTAAACCGCGTATTTGAAGATAGCCGTCATCGTATATGGGCTGGCACTGAAGATGGCTTATGTCTCCTGAATGAGCAGCAGCGCGACTTTACACGTTATACCACCCGCAATGGTTTACTCAGTAATATGATATTTGGTATGCTGGAAGATGATAAACAACATCTCTGGATAACCACTTCCAAAGGACTGGCCTGTCTTTCACCGGAAACGGGTAAAACAAAAGTATACACCAAAGCCAGCGGCCTACTCAATGATCAGTTTAATTATAACTCCGCTTACAAAGACAGCAGCGGCAATATGTACTTCGGTAGTGTGAGAGGGATGATCCGGTTTAACCCGGATAAATTTCTTCCCGACAATTTCATGCCACCCATATACATTACCGGTTTCCAGGTATTCAACAATCCGCTGCATGTGGGCGGTACGCTGAAGAAAGCCATTAATGTTACCGACACCATTGTGTTGACGCATGATCAGTCTTCTTTTAGTATCGACTTCGCTGCACTCAGTTATACCGCGCCTGAAATGACGGAATACGCGTACAAAATGGAAGGACTGGATAAAGACTGGACACACCTGGAAACAAATCGCAAAGCCTTCTTCACAAAATTATCTCCCGGCACTTATCACTTTATGGTGAAAGCTGCCAACAGCAGCGGCAACTGGAGTATTCACCCGCGCCTGCTCACTATCAGGATCCTGCCGCCATTCTGGGCCAGCTACCCGGCATATGCGCTCTATCTTATTTTATGCGGCGGCATTATTTACCTGCTCATCAGCAGCTATCACCGCCGGGCAGAACAAAAACATAAACGCAGCATGGAATTACTGGAACATGAAAAAGAAAAAGAAATTTATGAGGCCAAGATAGAATTCTTTACCAACGTAGCGCATGAAATACGTACGCCGCTTACCCTCATTAAAGGCCCTATGGAAAAGGTGATCCGGAAATCCGAAGCCGTACCGGATATCCAAAAGAACCTCCGCATCATGGAACGGAATACCAACCGGTTGCTGGACCTCACCAACCAGTTACTTGATTTCAGGAAAACAGAAATCAACGGCTATCGCCTCAATTTTGTAAAGACCAACATCCCCGATCTGCTGAAAGAAAACCACCTGCGTTTCATACCGGCAGCGGAACAAAAAGAAATCCGTTTTAAAATAGAATTATCCAGCCTGCATTTCTTCGCGTATGTAGACATGGAAGCATTGCATAAAATACTGAGTAACCTGATCAACAATGCCATCAAATACGCAGACAGTTGTGTATACATTCAACTGTTGCCGGTAGCGGAAACAGATACCACCTTTACCATCCAGGTAAAAAATGACGGACATATTATTCCGCCGGAGATAGCAG